A genomic stretch from Bacillus sp. N1-1 includes:
- a CDS encoding 3-ketoacyl-ACP reductase, protein MVALKGKTALITGAARGIGRAAAIALAKEGVNIGLIARTEETLQNVAKEIEAEGVKTSYAIADISSNDEVTKAVAKIKDELGDTDILINNAGIAKFGGFMDLEIAEWEKIIQVNLLGAYYVTRAVLPDMIERQSGDIINISSTAGQKGAPVTSAYSASKFGLMGLTESLAQEVRKHNIRVSALTPSTVSTDLAVENNLTDGQQDNMLQPEDMAEFIVAQLRMNKRVFIKTAGLWTTNP, encoded by the coding sequence ATGGTAGCTCTAAAAGGAAAAACAGCGCTCATTACTGGCGCAGCTCGAGGGATTGGTCGTGCAGCAGCGATCGCTCTTGCAAAAGAAGGCGTCAATATTGGACTGATCGCACGTACAGAAGAAACACTTCAAAACGTTGCGAAAGAAATTGAAGCAGAGGGTGTCAAAACTTCTTATGCTATTGCAGATATTTCATCGAATGACGAAGTGACAAAAGCAGTTGCTAAGATTAAAGACGAGCTTGGTGATACCGATATTCTTATCAATAATGCTGGTATAGCAAAATTTGGCGGCTTCATGGATCTTGAAATCGCAGAATGGGAAAAAATCATTCAGGTTAACTTACTCGGTGCTTATTATGTCACTCGAGCTGTACTGCCAGACATGATCGAACGGCAATCAGGAGATATTATCAATATTTCTTCTACAGCAGGACAAAAAGGTGCCCCAGTAACAAGTGCCTATAGCGCTTCTAAATTTGGATTAATGGGACTAACTGAATCACTTGCTCAAGAAGTTCGCAAACATAATATTCGTGTTAGTGCACTAACACCAAGTACCGTTTCCACTGATCTTGCAGTAGAGAATAACTTAACTGATGGACAGCAGGACAATATGCTCCAGCCAGAAGATATGGCCGAATTTATCGTTGCCCAACTAAGAATGAACAAGCGTGTTTTCATTAAGACAGCAGGATTGTGGACAACAAACCCATAA
- a CDS encoding MarR family transcriptional regulator: MISTSDIFHNLHQQVRFITKEVNELLKQYHLYSSQWTILYCLDQFGPMKQTDIWKYLNVEAPTTTRTLVRMEKSNWITRTEGSDKRERIVRLTQEAEDHLPVIKESIQKLEESLLSQLSSEEQAHFYYLLKQIGAKKGEGPHV, from the coding sequence ATGATTTCAACGAGCGATATTTTTCACAACTTGCATCAACAAGTTCGCTTTATCACAAAAGAAGTGAACGAATTGCTAAAGCAGTATCACCTCTATAGTTCTCAATGGACCATTTTGTACTGCCTTGATCAATTTGGTCCAATGAAACAGACAGACATTTGGAAATATTTAAATGTTGAAGCTCCTACAACGACACGCACGCTCGTGCGGATGGAGAAAAGCAACTGGATTACTCGAACAGAAGGGTCTGATAAACGGGAACGGATTGTTCGTCTCACGCAGGAAGCAGAAGACCACTTACCTGTCATTAAAGAATCCATTCAAAAATTGGAAGAGTCACTTCTCTCGCAATTATCATCTGAAGAGCAGGCTCATTTTTATTATCTTTTAAAACAAATTGGAGCAAAGAAAGGAGAGGGGCCTCATGTCTAA
- a CDS encoding endonuclease produces the protein MMYFTITPSFADGSGTPSSPFSVTQGIANQGSSGAVEGFIVGKPESTSSIATSSFSDDYAIAIADQANETNINEMLFVQVPSSLRSDFGLQSNPGLMGESVIVSGSLTDYFAHAGVKSVSTIELADSGGSDETGEEGSSPYDDTYYHSAVGKTGSALKTELHTIIDEHTELSYSGVWDALRVTDEDPLNPNNVLLLYSGRSQSKYENGGNVDDWNREHVWAKSHGDFGTSMGPGTDIHHLRPTDVTVNSSRGNLDFDNGGSPQSEAPGNYYDSDSWEPRDSVKGDVARMIFYMAVRYEGDSGEVDLEVNDLVNNGSTPYIGKVSVLKAWNEMDPVDSFEENRNNVIYDKYQHNRNPFIDHPEWVEAIW, from the coding sequence ATGATGTATTTCACAATTACACCATCATTTGCAGATGGTTCAGGAACACCGTCATCTCCATTTTCGGTTACACAGGGGATTGCAAATCAGGGGAGTAGTGGAGCTGTAGAAGGGTTTATTGTAGGTAAACCAGAATCAACATCTTCCATTGCCACATCAAGTTTCTCAGATGACTATGCGATTGCAATTGCTGACCAGGCAAATGAAACGAACATCAATGAGATGCTTTTTGTCCAGGTTCCATCTTCGTTAAGAAGTGATTTTGGGTTGCAAAGTAACCCGGGTTTAATGGGCGAATCAGTTATTGTAAGTGGAAGTTTAACAGATTATTTTGCTCATGCTGGAGTTAAAAGTGTTTCAACGATCGAATTAGCCGACAGCGGAGGTTCTGATGAAACTGGAGAAGAAGGGTCCTCTCCTTATGATGATACATACTATCACTCTGCTGTTGGGAAAACAGGAAGTGCTTTGAAAACAGAATTGCATACGATTATCGATGAGCATACAGAGCTTTCTTATAGTGGCGTGTGGGATGCCTTAAGGGTGACGGATGAAGATCCATTAAACCCTAATAATGTGCTTCTTCTTTATAGTGGACGGTCTCAAAGTAAGTATGAAAATGGTGGAAATGTAGACGACTGGAATCGTGAACACGTATGGGCAAAATCTCACGGAGATTTTGGAACATCGATGGGACCAGGAACAGACATTCATCACCTGCGCCCAACTGATGTTACCGTTAATAGCTCACGTGGGAATCTTGATTTTGATAACGGTGGCTCTCCCCAATCTGAAGCACCTGGAAACTACTACGATAGCGATTCCTGGGAGCCGCGCGATAGCGTGAAGGGGGATGTGGCTCGAATGATTTTCTATATGGCGGTTCGTTACGAAGGCGATAGCGGAGAAGTTGATCTTGAGGTTAATGACCTTGTAAACAACGGGTCAACACCGTATATCGGTAAAGTCTCTGTATTGAAAGCTTGGAATGAAATGGATCCCGTAGATTCTTTTGAAGAAAATCGAAACAATGTGATTTATGACAAGTACCAGCACAACCGAAATCCATTTATTGACCATCCAGAATGGGTGGAAGCGATCTGGTAG
- a CDS encoding FAD-dependent oxidoreductase, translating to MNSNRTLPENPEPIWQDDYQLDAHPNLTESISTDVVVVGGGITGITTAYLLSKAGKEVVLLEADRLLNGTTGHTTAKITAQHDLIYDELFNHFGKEKARQYYDANNEALRFIRQTIDELSIQCSFTEEDAYLYTTTDNYARKLTNEMNAYHKLGIQGEFQNHLPIDLSIKAAIVMKNQAHFNPVAYLSPLVQKIKEQQGQIYEQTVAVNVEKGLNPIVVTKNGAKISCQTVIACTHFPFYDGKALYFSRMYAERSYVIAAKTKQTYPGGMYLSADIPKRSLRSYQMNGEKIVLFGGESHKAGQGHQVTDHYQALKFFGEETFGLSEIVNRWSAQDLFTLDKLPYIGPVTKSEPNILIATGFHKWGMTNGTAAALLFRDYLLDKKNPYFDLFSPSRFHADPSIKTFLVQNANVASEFIKGKLSFTKEISELGNDEAAIVRVNGKKAGAYKGPEGDLHVVDTTCTHMYCEVKWNDDDRTWDCPCHGSRFSIDGDVLEGPADQPLTNLKDDLD from the coding sequence ATGAACAGTAACCGCACATTGCCAGAAAATCCTGAACCGATCTGGCAAGACGATTATCAGCTTGACGCACATCCAAATCTAACTGAATCCATTTCCACTGATGTCGTAGTCGTTGGTGGAGGAATCACTGGTATAACCACTGCCTACCTTCTCTCAAAAGCCGGCAAGGAGGTTGTTCTTCTTGAAGCAGATCGACTCTTAAACGGTACGACCGGACATACGACAGCGAAAATAACTGCTCAGCATGACCTTATTTATGATGAATTATTTAACCACTTTGGAAAGGAGAAAGCGAGACAATATTACGACGCAAACAACGAAGCGCTTCGGTTTATCCGCCAAACAATTGATGAGTTATCCATTCAGTGCTCTTTCACAGAGGAAGATGCCTACCTCTATACGACAACGGATAACTACGCCCGAAAACTAACGAATGAAATGAACGCTTACCACAAATTAGGAATCCAAGGTGAATTTCAAAATCACCTCCCAATTGATCTTTCAATTAAAGCTGCGATTGTAATGAAGAATCAGGCTCACTTCAATCCGGTAGCTTACCTTTCTCCTCTTGTACAGAAGATTAAAGAACAGCAGGGTCAGATATACGAACAAACCGTGGCAGTCAATGTGGAAAAAGGATTAAATCCTATTGTAGTGACAAAGAATGGAGCAAAAATCTCATGCCAAACAGTCATTGCTTGTACGCATTTTCCATTTTATGATGGCAAGGCTCTTTATTTCTCTAGGATGTATGCAGAAAGATCCTATGTGATTGCAGCAAAAACAAAACAAACCTATCCAGGTGGCATGTATCTAAGTGCCGATATACCAAAGCGTTCCCTTAGAAGCTATCAAATGAATGGAGAAAAGATTGTTTTGTTTGGAGGTGAAAGTCACAAGGCAGGTCAAGGACATCAAGTGACAGATCACTATCAAGCCTTGAAATTCTTTGGTGAAGAAACGTTTGGCTTGTCTGAAATAGTAAATAGATGGTCAGCACAAGACCTCTTTACACTTGATAAACTTCCGTACATAGGTCCGGTCACAAAAAGCGAGCCAAACATCCTGATTGCAACCGGCTTTCATAAGTGGGGAATGACGAACGGCACGGCAGCAGCCTTACTATTCCGAGACTACCTTTTAGATAAAAAAAATCCCTATTTTGATCTGTTCTCTCCATCACGCTTTCATGCAGACCCAAGCATCAAAACATTTCTTGTGCAAAATGCAAATGTGGCTAGTGAATTTATCAAAGGCAAATTATCGTTTACAAAAGAAATTTCAGAACTTGGTAATGATGAAGCTGCGATTGTTCGAGTAAATGGGAAAAAAGCTGGTGCCTATAAAGGTCCTGAAGGAGACCTCCATGTTGTTGATACAACATGTACTCATATGTACTGTGAAGTGAAGTGGAATGACGACGACCGTACATGGGATTGCCCCTGTCATGGATCTCGTTTCAGTATTGATGGGGATGTACTTGAAGGTCCAGCGGATCAACCGTTAACAAATCTAAAAGACGATCTTGATTAA
- a CDS encoding manganese catalase family protein codes for MREFESIASISQFCRPVCLSNTHVDRRKHDYSTNNKWIPPRDAAIRDGSGELSTLNNYIFQSAEEFGHVELVTTSINLLTTGSSFQAPPDLTPLQNAKDLRNTAQFVATAQTALATDSMGNSWRGDYVFSSGNLVLDLLHNFFLEVGARTHKMRVYEMTDHPTAREMIGYLLVRGGTHVLPYAKAIEIATGTDLTKMLPIPSLDNSKFDYARKFEEKGLNNVLYTWSEGDYLGIKQIWKGTTPENGERLRVIEGAPEGAPIPNLDDLPEEFAPGITKDHYEQIAKQLLRNL; via the coding sequence ATGAGAGAATTTGAGTCAATAGCCTCAATTAGTCAGTTCTGTAGACCCGTATGTCTATCAAACACTCATGTCGATAGAAGGAAGCATGATTACAGTACAAACAACAAATGGATCCCTCCAAGGGATGCTGCAATCCGTGATGGAAGTGGAGAGTTATCTACGTTAAATAACTACATCTTCCAGTCAGCTGAAGAATTCGGCCATGTAGAATTGGTCACAACCTCAATTAATCTGTTAACCACAGGAAGTTCATTTCAAGCTCCACCTGATTTAACCCCGTTACAAAATGCCAAGGACCTGCGTAATACAGCTCAATTTGTTGCTACAGCCCAAACAGCTCTTGCAACAGATAGTATGGGCAATTCCTGGCGTGGCGATTATGTCTTCAGTAGCGGAAATCTTGTTCTTGATCTCCTTCACAACTTTTTTCTTGAGGTTGGTGCACGAACGCATAAAATGCGTGTCTATGAAATGACAGATCATCCAACTGCACGTGAAATGATAGGCTACTTACTCGTGCGTGGCGGAACTCATGTACTTCCCTACGCAAAAGCGATTGAGATCGCTACAGGTACAGACTTAACAAAAATGCTCCCAATACCAAGTCTTGATAACTCGAAATTTGACTACGCACGAAAATTTGAAGAAAAGGGATTAAATAACGTTCTTTACACTTGGAGTGAAGGAGATTATCTAGGAATTAAGCAGATTTGGAAAGGGACGACTCCAGAAAATGGGGAACGGCTACGTGTGATAGAAGGGGCACCAGAAGGAGCGCCTATCCCTAACCTGGATGATCTTCCAGAAGAATTTGCACCTGGGATTACGAAGGATCATTATGAACAGATTGCCAAACAGTTATTAAGAAATTTATAG
- a CDS encoding staygreen family protein, producing the protein MKQQPQVTYRGGMNGNKCVLGRKYTLTHSDITGELFLTIGKEYAIDRISFIRDEVLGSFRNDCGLYYYAYVLVDDPTEEGREQVRNRIFRKELPGALSAIRVGDTELFQTYPELDDVPIWIYFDSNEEQWEAYEYYGSFREYRNSQHK; encoded by the coding sequence TTGAAACAGCAACCTCAAGTGACGTATCGGGGTGGAATGAACGGAAACAAATGTGTATTGGGAAGAAAATATACATTAACACACTCTGATATCACTGGTGAGCTATTTTTAACGATTGGAAAAGAATATGCCATTGATCGTATTTCTTTCATTCGAGATGAGGTGCTTGGAAGCTTTCGAAACGACTGTGGATTGTATTATTACGCATATGTTTTAGTGGATGATCCAACTGAAGAAGGGAGAGAACAAGTAAGGAATCGTATATTTCGAAAAGAGTTGCCAGGGGCATTATCTGCTATAAGAGTAGGAGATACGGAGTTATTTCAAACTTATCCGGAACTTGATGATGTACCGATTTGGATTTACTTTGATTCTAATGAAGAACAGTGGGAAGCTTACGAATACTATGGATCATTTAGAGAATATAGAAACAGCCAGCACAAATAG
- a CDS encoding ABC-F family ATP-binding cassette domain-containing protein, with protein sequence MSILTVKNLTHGFGDRAIFDDVSFRLLKGEHIGLVGANGEGKSTFMNIITGKLEPDEGSVEWSKNVRVGYLDQHTVLERGMTIRDALKGAFQYLFDYESEMNELFAKMGEASPEELEKLLEETGTMQDMLANNDFYVIDAKVEEIARGLGLDEIGLEKDVQDLSGGQRTKVLLAKLLLEKPDILLLDEPTNYLDEQHIVWLRRYLQEYENAFILISHDIPFLNSVINLIYHMENQELTRYVGDYDNFLSVHEVKKQQVEAAFKKQQQEISQLKDFVARNKARVATRNMAMSRQKKLDKMDVIEIAKEKPKPEFHFKQARASGKLIFETKDLVIGYDEPLSRPLNLSMERGQKIALMGANGIGKTTLLRSILGEIKPIEGSVELGDYLYTGYFEQEIKTRTSNTCIEELWREFPHYSQAQIRAALSKCGLTTKHIESKVDVLSGGEKAKLRLCKLMNTESNLLVFDEPTNHLDVEAKAELKRALNEYKGSIILISHEPEFYQDIATDVWNCEDWTTKLV encoded by the coding sequence ATGAGTATATTAACCGTGAAAAACCTTACGCACGGATTCGGTGACCGTGCCATCTTTGATGATGTATCATTTCGTCTATTAAAAGGTGAACATATTGGATTAGTTGGAGCGAACGGCGAAGGTAAGTCGACGTTCATGAATATTATTACAGGTAAGCTTGAGCCTGATGAAGGTTCTGTAGAATGGTCTAAAAATGTGAGAGTTGGCTATCTTGATCAGCATACTGTTCTTGAGCGAGGCATGACAATTCGCGACGCACTGAAAGGTGCTTTTCAATATCTATTTGATTACGAATCAGAGATGAATGAACTATTTGCGAAAATGGGGGAAGCTTCTCCGGAAGAACTTGAGAAGTTATTAGAAGAAACAGGAACAATGCAAGATATGCTTGCTAACAATGATTTCTACGTCATTGATGCAAAAGTTGAAGAAATTGCACGCGGGCTTGGACTTGATGAAATAGGCCTTGAAAAAGATGTTCAGGATTTAAGTGGTGGGCAGCGCACAAAGGTCCTTCTTGCTAAACTACTTCTTGAAAAACCAGATATTCTTCTTCTCGATGAGCCAACAAACTACCTTGATGAGCAGCACATCGTCTGGCTCAGACGTTACCTCCAGGAATATGAGAATGCGTTTATCCTTATTTCACATGATATTCCTTTCTTAAACAGTGTCATTAACTTGATTTATCATATGGAAAATCAAGAATTAACAAGATATGTTGGTGACTATGATAACTTCTTGTCAGTACACGAAGTGAAGAAGCAACAAGTCGAAGCAGCATTTAAGAAACAGCAACAAGAAATTTCTCAGCTCAAGGACTTCGTTGCTCGTAACAAAGCACGCGTTGCCACACGTAATATGGCAATGTCGAGACAAAAAAAGCTAGATAAAATGGATGTTATCGAGATCGCAAAAGAAAAGCCAAAACCAGAATTTCATTTCAAACAAGCTCGTGCTTCTGGCAAGCTTATTTTTGAAACAAAGGATCTTGTGATAGGTTACGATGAGCCACTATCCCGTCCATTAAACCTTTCAATGGAAAGAGGTCAAAAAATAGCCCTCATGGGTGCAAACGGTATCGGTAAAACCACGCTTCTCCGCAGTATCCTTGGTGAAATTAAACCAATCGAAGGATCAGTGGAGCTTGGTGACTACCTTTATACAGGTTATTTCGAGCAAGAAATTAAAACTAGAACGTCTAACACCTGTATTGAAGAACTTTGGAGAGAGTTCCCACACTACAGCCAGGCACAAATTCGCGCTGCTTTATCGAAATGTGGTCTGACGACAAAACATATTGAGAGCAAGGTCGATGTTCTTAGCGGTGGTGAAAAAGCAAAGCTAAGACTTTGTAAATTAATGAATACAGAATCAAACTTACTAGTATTCGATGAGCCAACAAACCACCTTGATGTTGAAGCGAAAGCCGAATTAAAACGTGCATTAAATGAATACAAAGGGAGCATCATTTTGATCTCTCACGAACCAGAATTTTATCAAGACATTGCAACCGATGTCTGGAACTGTGAAGATTGGACAACAAAGTTAGTATAG
- a CDS encoding MFS transporter: MSNKQPIWTKSFLNISISNLFIFIVFYALLTLLPIYVTEEIGGSESEAGLIITIFLLSAIIVRPFSGRLIDRFGKKKMLVTSAAFFAAASFLYPLVDNYVALLLLRFFHGVWFSIVTTAAGGIAADTIPRERRGEGLGYFAMSMNLAVVTGPFIALTLLQYVSYMTIFLVLSGIMTIGVLCTLGVKVIENSEPAPSHKLTFNDLFEKKSFPIAIVGLFVAFSYASVISFISLYAKSIGLLEAAGFFFAVFAVAMLISRPFTGRMFDVRGPNTVILPAFVLFALGLVTLSLTTEAWMLLLAGALIGLGYGSIVPSFQTLAIQAAPESRSAHATATFFTFFDTGIATGSFILGIIVTTLGYANLYMILGIFVIGILFFYQWIQKQKKTEKRLQSQTNY; this comes from the coding sequence ATGTCTAATAAACAACCGATTTGGACCAAAAGCTTTTTAAACATCTCCATAAGTAATCTATTTATTTTCATTGTTTTCTATGCGCTATTAACACTACTTCCAATTTACGTAACAGAAGAAATTGGTGGGAGTGAATCTGAAGCTGGTCTTATCATTACAATCTTCTTGTTATCTGCCATTATTGTTCGGCCTTTTTCTGGTAGATTAATTGATCGGTTTGGGAAAAAGAAAATGCTTGTTACAAGCGCAGCTTTTTTTGCAGCAGCCTCCTTTTTATACCCATTAGTGGATAACTATGTTGCGTTACTTCTTCTTCGCTTCTTTCATGGGGTTTGGTTTAGTATTGTAACAACCGCTGCTGGTGGAATTGCAGCAGACACAATTCCACGTGAACGACGTGGAGAAGGCCTTGGTTACTTTGCGATGTCTATGAATCTAGCAGTTGTAACAGGGCCATTTATCGCACTTACGCTTCTTCAATATGTTTCATATATGACAATTTTCCTTGTCCTTAGTGGGATTATGACGATTGGCGTTCTCTGTACACTCGGGGTGAAAGTAATTGAAAATAGTGAACCCGCTCCGAGTCATAAATTAACGTTCAATGATCTTTTTGAGAAAAAATCATTTCCTATTGCAATCGTTGGACTCTTTGTCGCATTCTCATATGCGAGCGTTATTTCATTTATATCGCTTTATGCGAAATCAATTGGTCTTCTTGAAGCTGCAGGATTCTTTTTCGCCGTATTTGCTGTAGCGATGCTCATCTCCAGACCTTTCACCGGAAGAATGTTTGACGTAAGAGGACCGAATACGGTTATCCTACCTGCATTTGTTCTATTTGCGCTCGGTCTCGTTACACTCAGTTTAACAACCGAGGCATGGATGTTACTTCTTGCTGGTGCGTTAATCGGGTTAGGTTATGGCTCAATTGTTCCAAGTTTTCAGACGCTAGCCATACAAGCAGCCCCTGAATCAAGAAGTGCACACGCCACTGCTACGTTTTTCACCTTTTTCGATACGGGAATTGCAACCGGATCGTTTATACTTGGGATTATCGTAACCACTTTAGGATATGCAAATCTTTACATGATTCTCGGCATCTTTGTTATTGGAATTTTGTTCTTTTATCAATGGATCCAAAAACAGAAGAAAACAGAAAAACGTCTTCAATCACAAACAAATTACTAA
- a CDS encoding YjiH family protein has product MEVKQEKSYSLESNSQSVKASQSKRAYSWFIIPSLIGILLFLVPVPFNGKMTIGVGILAESIQIQLAPILPGFMTAILILSAIIPIVTKAFEPKAIMLRPFLKQLFYVNWFWISTRLIGALFAVMTLFKFGPEFIISDVSGGTMLYSLVPVLAAWFLFAGLLMPLLLEFGLMDFFGTALRYVMRPLFKLPGRSSIDALASWMGAGTVGVLITTKQYEEGYYTKREAAVIATNFSINSIAFSLVVISFIGLEDMFIPFYFTVVVAGLVAAFVCPRIPPLSRKADTYYEGTGKQISEDVPEGVSSFKWGIQKALEKASEVKGVKYVAGQGVNTVLDIYFALIPLVMALGTIALIIAEFTPFFTYLSMPIVPILELMQIPEAAAAAPAMLVGFADMFLPAVIGTGIESELTRFVIAAVSLTQLIYMSEIGILLVKSKIPISVLELAVIFLQRTVITLPIIVVMAHFFL; this is encoded by the coding sequence ATGGAAGTTAAGCAGGAAAAGTCGTATTCTCTTGAAAGTAACAGTCAATCGGTAAAGGCTTCTCAGTCAAAAAGAGCATATTCGTGGTTTATCATTCCTTCTCTAATTGGTATCTTACTATTTCTTGTCCCTGTTCCTTTTAATGGAAAAATGACAATTGGTGTAGGAATTCTAGCCGAATCTATTCAAATACAACTGGCTCCAATCCTCCCTGGCTTTATGACTGCTATTCTCATTTTATCTGCTATTATACCTATTGTTACAAAAGCGTTTGAACCTAAAGCGATCATGCTCCGTCCTTTTCTTAAGCAACTATTCTATGTGAACTGGTTCTGGATCAGTACGAGATTGATCGGAGCGCTCTTTGCGGTCATGACGTTATTTAAATTTGGACCGGAATTTATCATTTCAGATGTATCAGGTGGAACGATGCTGTACTCACTTGTACCAGTTCTTGCAGCCTGGTTTCTCTTTGCTGGTCTGTTAATGCCACTCTTATTGGAATTTGGGTTAATGGATTTCTTTGGAACAGCCCTTCGCTATGTGATGCGACCATTATTTAAATTACCTGGTCGCTCATCCATCGATGCGCTTGCTTCCTGGATGGGGGCAGGGACCGTTGGGGTATTGATCACAACGAAACAGTATGAAGAAGGGTACTATACAAAAAGAGAAGCTGCCGTTATTGCAACAAACTTTTCGATCAATTCGATTGCATTCAGTCTTGTTGTTATTAGCTTCATTGGATTAGAAGATATGTTTATTCCTTTCTACTTTACGGTTGTAGTTGCAGGGCTAGTTGCTGCGTTTGTTTGTCCTCGAATACCACCGCTATCTCGTAAAGCGGACACGTACTATGAAGGTACAGGAAAGCAGATTTCAGAAGATGTACCTGAGGGTGTCTCTAGCTTCAAGTGGGGTATACAAAAAGCGCTTGAGAAGGCTTCAGAAGTAAAAGGTGTTAAGTATGTAGCGGGGCAAGGTGTGAATACAGTTCTAGATATTTACTTCGCTTTGATTCCACTAGTGATGGCTCTTGGTACCATTGCACTGATTATTGCTGAATTCACTCCTTTCTTTACGTATTTATCAATGCCGATTGTTCCGATTCTAGAACTGATGCAAATTCCTGAAGCGGCTGCTGCAGCTCCAGCAATGCTCGTTGGTTTTGCGGATATGTTTTTGCCAGCTGTAATTGGGACAGGTATCGAAAGTGAACTTACCCGTTTTGTTATCGCAGCTGTTTCGTTAACACAGCTTATCTACATGTCTGAGATTGGTATTTTACTAGTAAAATCAAAAATACCTATTTCAGTTCTTGAACTTGCGGTTATTTTCCTACAGCGTACGGTTATTACGCTCCCTATTATCGTCGTTATGGCTCATTTCTTTTTATAA
- a CDS encoding sigma 54-interacting transcriptional regulator — MNKWGGYLTEWNEYKAIFHSLQDDILVTDRNGIIVKVSEGTGMVYGVKASDLMGRSVYELEKEGLFTPLATPLVVKEKKRVTFVQTGPDGRKLLVTGLPVFNDGGELVRIVSYSHDITELMEIKAGMEEMSSEMERVRSELEQLKQQQDDGGLIARSDAMRKILATGKQVAGVDVNVLLLGESGVGKTELARYIHSKSERREAPFIEVNCGAIPESLFEAELFGYEDGAFTGARKGGRIGLAEMAANGTLFLDEIGELSLQNQVKVLKLIQEKRFYRLGGRKEINSDFRIISATNKDLEQAVREKVFREDLYFRLNVVPLVIPPLRERKEDILPLIQSFVDHFCNAYKRKRILNKVVIHELTQHTWRGNVRELMNLIERLIVTSDAFVIHEEDLPSTYKKSTEDYSEMNNFNETLQETVEKVEKERLERARRYFRTTTKIAEALGMSQPTVVRKLKKYRIK, encoded by the coding sequence ATGAATAAGTGGGGTGGTTATTTGACAGAGTGGAACGAATATAAAGCGATCTTTCATTCTTTACAAGACGATATTTTAGTAACAGATCGAAACGGAATTATCGTCAAAGTTAGTGAAGGAACGGGTATGGTGTATGGCGTGAAAGCCAGTGACTTGATGGGTAGATCAGTTTATGAGCTTGAGAAAGAAGGATTATTTACACCACTAGCAACGCCGTTAGTCGTAAAGGAGAAGAAGCGCGTCACGTTTGTGCAAACCGGTCCTGATGGGAGAAAGCTTCTTGTTACCGGACTTCCTGTTTTCAATGATGGTGGGGAGCTTGTAAGGATTGTCAGTTATTCACACGACATAACCGAGTTAATGGAAATTAAAGCTGGAATGGAAGAGATGTCTTCTGAGATGGAGCGTGTTAGAAGCGAGCTTGAGCAGCTCAAACAACAGCAGGATGATGGAGGACTGATCGCTCGAAGTGATGCTATGAGAAAAATACTAGCTACTGGAAAACAGGTTGCTGGAGTAGATGTGAACGTTCTTCTCCTAGGTGAGTCAGGGGTAGGGAAGACAGAACTTGCGCGCTACATTCATTCTAAAAGTGAACGTAGAGAGGCGCCTTTCATTGAAGTGAATTGTGGAGCCATTCCTGAGTCTTTATTTGAAGCGGAACTTTTCGGATATGAAGATGGCGCATTTACTGGAGCTAGAAAAGGAGGGCGCATTGGTCTTGCTGAAATGGCAGCTAACGGAACACTTTTTCTTGATGAGATTGGAGAACTTTCGCTACAAAACCAAGTGAAGGTATTGAAACTTATACAAGAAAAACGTTTTTATCGTTTAGGAGGTAGAAAGGAGATTAACTCAGATTTTCGAATCATCAGTGCGACGAATAAAGATTTGGAACAAGCAGTACGAGAGAAAGTGTTTCGAGAAGATTTATATTTTCGATTGAATGTTGTTCCTTTAGTGATTCCCCCTTTACGAGAGAGAAAAGAAGACATCCTTCCTCTCATCCAATCGTTTGTTGATCACTTCTGCAATGCATATAAACGAAAGCGGATATTAAATAAAGTTGTTATCCATGAATTAACACAGCATACGTGGAGAGGGAATGTACGTGAGCTGATGAATTTAATTGAACGTCTTATTGTTACTTCAGATGCATTCGTTATACACGAAGAGGATTTACCTTCTACATATAAAAAATCAACAGAAGATTATTCAGAAATGAATAATTTTAATGAGACATTACAAGAAACGGTAGAGAAAGTTGAGAAAGAACGTCTCGAACGGGCAAGACGTTACTTTCGTACAACGACAAAAATAGCTGAGGCGCTTGGGATGAGTCAACCAACGGTAGTTAGAAAACTCAAAAAATACAGAATAAAATAA